In Prunus dulcis chromosome 2, ALMONDv2, whole genome shotgun sequence, a single genomic region encodes these proteins:
- the LOC117617177 gene encoding uncharacterized protein LOC117617177, giving the protein MLPRRLSVIFGGLGSDTNTVTNELLPTLKVQTDKEVYRPGDPIIITIEISNPSSNDGTAYSLLIERLGFEIKGIEKLDSQWFATQKPTSGSKQRRGEYVFMECSTQALVTNQIVSPGARKSYVVRSFLASIIPPSYKGATIRYMYYVRSTMSGQWLILENAHSRGESVKDFPEMEARVPVQVWVTQKTSGLVMEEGQSDGIVPSATIQMDMFWKEMDADSDWVRANDTDDGVEEGYESSRDEISSVSSYNPMKEHINRTFGSSLSLQSARSSNKDSPYLEGERTSLSSNLALPQLSVAEVLYDTGADLSLPLNSSAIGSPSQQQKLTKRLSLDDEARASSSPDSGAVETLASEGFSRGRSYNIRLDDQVLLRFSPKNSDSNYYFSDMIGGTLTFFHEEGARRCLEVSITLETSETISRRFVHPSRKNSPTITKIQSDHYEVVSDLVQTSFLFSIPMDGPMSFTTPHVSVQWVLRFEFFTTPKNVDWTRYEHPLLIEGREKSEWVLPITVXXXPAVGPTGHPRNEXALFGTLGXA; this is encoded by the exons ATGTTGCCGCGCAGGTTATCCGTCATTTTTGGAGGCCTAGGTTCCGACACGAACACTGTGACTAACGAGCTCTTGCCCACTCTTAAGGTCCAAACGGATAAGGAGGTCTACAGGCCCGGCGATCCCATTATCATCACCATAGAGATTTCGAACCCTAGCAGCAATGACGGTACGGCTTATTCGCTCTTGATCGAACGTCTGGGGTTTGAGATTAAAGGGATTGAGAAGCTCGATTCCCAGTGGTTCGCCACGCAGAAACCCACGTCTGGATCTAAACAGAGAAGAG GTGAATATGTGTTCATGGAATGCTCCACTCAAGCGCTGGTGACGAATCAGATTGTTTCCCCCGGGGCCAGGAAATCAT ACGTGGTGCGGTCATTCCTGGCTAGCATTATACCACCATCATATAAAGGTGCTACCATTCGCTATATGTACTATGTTAGAAGTACAATGTCTGGCCAATGGCTGATACTGGAAAATGCTCATTCTCGTGGAGAATCAGTCAAAGATTTTCCTGAAATG GAGGCTCGTGTTCCAGTACAAGTATGGGTCACTCAGAAAACCAGTGGCTTGGTGATGGAAGAAGGCCAAAGTGATG GGATTGTTCCTTCTGCAACCATCCAAATGGATATGTTTTGGAAAGAGATGGATGCAGACTCTGATTGG GTGAGAGCAAATGATACAGATGATGGGGTTGAGGAAGGCTATGAAAGCTCAAGGGATGAGATCTCATCTGTTTCTTCATACAATCCCATGAAAGAACATATAAACAGAACCTTCGGAAGTTCACTATCCTTGCAATCAGCAAGGTCTTCGAATAAGGATAGCCCATATCTTGAAGGAGAGCGCACAAGTTTATCTTCAAATCTAGCACTCCCACAGCTCTCTGTGGCCGAAGTCTTATACGATACTGGCGCTG ATCTTTCATTGCCCCTGAATTCATCTGCTATTGGCTCCCCAAGCCAGCAACAGAAACTTACAAAGCGCCTTTCTTTGGATGATGAAGCAAGGGCATCTTCTTCACCAGACTCTGGAGCTGTTGAAACATTAGCAT CAGAAGGCTTTAGTCGAGGGAGGTCATACAATATCCGGCTGGATGATCAAGTTCTGCTTAGATTTTCCCCAAAAAATTCTGATTCTAATTATTACTTCAGTGATATG ATTGGTGGGACTCttactttctttcatgaagaAGGAGCTAGAAGGTGCCTCGAG GTTTCTATAACGTTGGAGACTTCGGAAACTATTAGTCGGCGATTTGTCCATCCTTCTCGGAAGAATTCCCCCACAATTACAAAG ATTCAGAGTGATCATTACGAGGTNGTTTCCGATTTGGTGCAgacaagttttcttttttccattcCTATGGATGGGCCTATGTCTTTTACCACTCCTCATGTATCTGTACAATGGGTCCTtcgatttgaattttttaccACTCCGAAGAATGTGGATTGGACCAG GTACGAGCATCCTCTTCTGATAGAGGGAAGAGAAAAAAGTGAGTGGGTTCTCCCAATCACTGTGCANNNNNCTCCGGCTGTGGGACCCACTGGTCATCCCCGAAATGAGANGGCTCTGTTTGGAACCCTGGGGGNTGCATAA
- the LOC117617179 gene encoding 50S ribosomal protein L18-like: MACISAPPLLSNPCGSVKPARLSWASSFPKLGISFNCIAAPPSSLHTHNKDSFIRAAWTRRSRGEAAKRPNRKSWSQRTDMYMRPFLLDVFFSKRFIHAKVMHRGTSKVISVASTNSKDLRYSLTSLVDNDACRVIGNLIAERCKDADVFAMSFEPKKNERIEGRLGIVLDTIKENGIMFV; encoded by the exons aTGGCCTGCATATCAGCTCCTCctcttttgtcaaatccatgtGGTTCAGTGAAACCCGCTCGGCTCTCATGGGCTTCTTCTTTTCCCAAGCTTGGCATCTCCTTCAATTGCATCGCAGCCCCTCCTAGTTCCCTTCACACGCACAACAAG GATTCCTTCATTCGAGCTGCATGGACCAGGAGATCTCGAGGTGAGGCTGCAAAAAGACCTAATAGGAAATCATGGTCGCAAAGGACAGATATGTACATGAGGCCATTTTTACTggatgttttcttttcaaaacgATTTATCCATGCCAAAGTGATGCACCGGGGTACCAGCAAAGTGATATCCGTGGCTAGCACAAATTCCAAGGATTTGAGGTATTCATTGACGTCACTTGTCGACAACGATGCGTGTCGAGTCATAGGAAACCTGATCGCAGAGAGGTGCAAGGATGCTGATGTATTTGCAATGTCTTTTGAGCCCAAAAAGAATGAGAGGATTGAGGGTAGGCTTGGAATTGTACTTGATACCATAAAGGAGAACGGAATCATGTTTGTTTAG
- the LOC117617178 gene encoding UMP-CMP kinase 3-like isoform X1 yields MGTVVDAAAKKEANGSLADLNPTVVFVLGGPGSGKGTQCANIVQHFGYTHLSAGDLLRAEIKSGSENGTMISNMIKEGKIVPSEVTIKLLQRAMLESGNDKFLIDGFPRNEENRAAFEAVTKIEPSFVLFFDCSEEEMERRLLGRNQGREDDNIETIRKRFKVFLESSLPVIEYYNSKGKVRKIDAGRPVEEVYESVKAIFAPKNEKLTKCPFSLSLMLTFSVCRLINCCKYVQDFRSYVY; encoded by the exons ATGGGAACAGTTGTTGATGCTGCTGCTAAGAAG GAGGCTAATGGAAGCTTAGCTGATCTGAACCCTACAGTTGTTTTTGTATTGg GTGGCCCTGGCAGCGGAAAGGGTACCCAATGTGCAAACATTGTTCAGCACTTTGGGTATACCCATCTCAGTGCTGGTGATCTTCTACGAGCTGAAATCAAATCTGGTTCTGAAAATGG GACCATGATTTCAAATATGATTAAAGAAGGAAAGATTGTTCCTTCCGAAGTAACAATTAAACTTCTTCAGCGAGCAATGCTGGAAAGTGGTAATGACAAATTTTTGATTGATGGGTTTCCTCGTAATGAAGAAAATCGTGCCGCATTTGAGGCTGTG ACTAAAATCGAGCCTTCATTTGTCCTGTTTTTTGACTGTTCTGAAGAGGAGATGGAGAGGCGCCTCTTGGGTAGGAACCAG GGAAGAGAGGATGATAACATAGAAACAATAAGGAAGCGATTTAAGGTTTTCCTAGAGTCTAGTCTCCCTGTGATAGAGTACTATAACTCCAAGGGGAAAGTTCGGAAG ATTGATGCTGGAAGGCCCGTTGAAGAAGTTTATGAGTCAGTAAAAGCTATTTTTGCCCCAAAAAATGAGAAG TTGACGAAGTGCCCATTTTCCCTGTCATTGATGTTAACTTTTTCGGTTTGCAGGCTGATTAATTGCTGCAAGTATGTCCAAGATTTCAGATCTTATGTCTATTGA
- the LOC117617178 gene encoding UMP-CMP kinase 3-like isoform X2 has translation MGTVVDAAAKKEANGSLADLNPTVVFVLGGPGSGKGTQCANIVQHFGYTHLSAGDLLRAEIKSGSENGTMISNMIKEGKIVPSEVTIKLLQRAMLESGNDKFLIDGFPRNEENRAAFEAVTKIEPSFVLFFDCSEEEMERRLLGRNQGREDDNIETIRKRFKVFLESSLPVIEYYNSKGKVRKIDAGRPVEEVYESVKAIFAPKNEKAD, from the exons ATGGGAACAGTTGTTGATGCTGCTGCTAAGAAG GAGGCTAATGGAAGCTTAGCTGATCTGAACCCTACAGTTGTTTTTGTATTGg GTGGCCCTGGCAGCGGAAAGGGTACCCAATGTGCAAACATTGTTCAGCACTTTGGGTATACCCATCTCAGTGCTGGTGATCTTCTACGAGCTGAAATCAAATCTGGTTCTGAAAATGG GACCATGATTTCAAATATGATTAAAGAAGGAAAGATTGTTCCTTCCGAAGTAACAATTAAACTTCTTCAGCGAGCAATGCTGGAAAGTGGTAATGACAAATTTTTGATTGATGGGTTTCCTCGTAATGAAGAAAATCGTGCCGCATTTGAGGCTGTG ACTAAAATCGAGCCTTCATTTGTCCTGTTTTTTGACTGTTCTGAAGAGGAGATGGAGAGGCGCCTCTTGGGTAGGAACCAG GGAAGAGAGGATGATAACATAGAAACAATAAGGAAGCGATTTAAGGTTTTCCTAGAGTCTAGTCTCCCTGTGATAGAGTACTATAACTCCAAGGGGAAAGTTCGGAAG ATTGATGCTGGAAGGCCCGTTGAAGAAGTTTATGAGTCAGTAAAAGCTATTTTTGCCCCAAAAAATGAGAAG GCTGATTAA